GATTAGAAGTTATCCAAGAAGCTTCTAAAGCTACTAGTCCAAACTCACCATAAGTAACTTTGTTACCTTTATGAGCTTGCCCAGCCATACTTCCTCTATGAACTCTACGACGCTTTACTCTTTTTGGCATTAACATGAGTATTTTTCCTCCTTCCTTGAACCTAACTATTATTAATTTCCTTTGTTTTCAGTTCTTTGAGGTCTTGATCCACCTTGAGGTCTTTGTCCACCTTGAGGTCTTTGCCCTCTGTAGTTTCCTCTGTTATCGTTTCCTCTTCTATCATTTCCTCTTCTATCGTTTCTTCTGTTATCTCTCTTGTTGTCTCTTCTGTCGCTCTTTCTGCTTTCTTCTCTTGGATTTACACCATCTCTAGTTGGTAAAACTTCACCATTACATATCCAAACTTTTATACCTATTTTTCCATAAGTAGTATTAGCTTCAGCGAAACCATAATCTATATCTGCTCTTAAAGTTTGTAGTGGTACATTTCCTTCACTATAACCTTCAGTTCTAGCCATCTCAGCTCCACCTAATCTTCCTGAAGCAGAAACTTTTATCCCTTTAGCACCAGATTTCATTGCTCTTTGTATAGCTTGTTTCATTGCTCTTCTGAAAGCAACCCTTCTTTCTATAGCTAAAGCTATATTTTCAGATACTAACTGAGCATTTTTATCTGTACTTCTTACTTCTACTATGTTAACTATTATACTTTTCTTTGTCATTTTTTCTAATTCAACTTTTAATGCTTCGATTCCAGCACCAGCTCTTCCTATAACTACACCTGGCTTAGCAACGTGTAAGTCCATTTTTATTTTGTTAGCTGATCTTTCTATTTCTATCTTAGCAACTCCAGCTGAGTATAATCTTTTCTTTAAGAATTTACGTATATTATGGTCTTCTAATAATAAGTTTCCGAACTCTTTTTTATCAGTAGCGAACCATCTTGAGTCCCAATCTTTTATAACACCGACCCTTAAGCCGTGTGGATTAACCTTTTGACCCATTACTTTCCCTCCTATCTATTAATTATTTTTTTTCTTTCACAACAACCTCTATATGAGAAGTTCTTTTTCTTATTGTAGTTGCACGACCCATAGCTCTAGGCATGAATCTCTTCATTGTTGGTCCTTGATTAGCAACTATTGATGCTATATATAATTTTTCAGTATCCATTTCGTGATTGTTTTCTGCGTTAGCTTTAGCTGACTTTACAACTTTAGATATTATTGAAGCTGCTCCTCTTGGAGTGAACTTTAATATCGCTAATGCTTCATCAACATTCTTTCCTCTAACAAGGTCACAGATTTGGCCTGCTTTTCTTGGTGATACACGTACATATTTAGCAGTAGCTTTTGCTTCCATTGTTATTCCTCCTTTCTTAGTCATAATTTAATTATTTTCTCTTATTAGATTTTTCGTCATCCTTATGTCCTTTGAAAGTTCTAGTAGGAACGAACTCACCTAATTTGTGTCCAACCATATCTTCTGTTATATATACTGGAACATGTTTTCTTCCATCATGAACAGCTATAGTGTTTTCTACCATTTGTGGAAATACAGTTGAAGATCTTGACCAAGTTTTTATAACTTCTTTACTTCCACTAGCATTCATAGCTTCTACTTTCTTTAAAAGTCTTGCATGGACAAAAGGTCCTTTTTTAGTTGATCTTGACATTTATATTCCTCCTTTCCGAGCAAAAATAAATTTACTACTTAGTTCTTCTTGATACTATTAACTTATTTGAAGCCTTGTTTTTCTTTCTAGTTTTGTATCCAAGAGCTGGTTTACCCCATGGAGTAACAGGAGATGGTCTACCTATTGGAGATCTACCTTCCCCTCCACCGTGTGGATGGTCATTAGGGTTCATTACAGAACCTCTTACAGTAGGTCTTATTCCCATATGTCTTTTTCTACCTGCTTTACCAATAACTACGTTACCGTGCTCTATATTTCCAACTTGTCCTATAGTAGCTTTACAGTTTATGCTTACTAATCTCATTTCACCTGATGGTAATCTTAATAAAGCATTTTTTCCTTCTTTAGCCATTAATTGTGCAGAAACTCCAGCAGATCTAACTAATTGAGCTCCTTTTCCTGGCTTTAATTCTATATTATGAATGATAGTACCAACTGGCATATCTTTTAATGCTAAACAGTTCCCTGGTTTTATATCAGCACCTAATCCTGATAAGATAGTATCTCCAACTTTGATTCCAACTGGAGCTAATATATATCTTTTTTCTCCATCAGCATAGTTTAATAATGCGATATTTGCAGTTCTGTTTGGATCATATTCTATAGTAGCAACCTTAGCAGGTATACCATCTTTATCTCTTTTAAAATCTATTATTCTATATTTTCTTTTTTGTCCTCCACCTCTATGACGAACAGTTATTCTACCATGTACGTTTCTACCAGCATTTTTCTTTAAGTTAACTAAAAGAGATCTTTCTGGTTGGTTACATGTTATTTCCTCAGAAACTAAAACTGTCATTTGTCTTAAGGCAGGAGAAGTTGGTCTAAACTTTTTTATAGCCATCTGTTTTCCCTCCTTCGTTTGTTATAATATTACATTCCTTGGAAGAATTCTATTTCTTTACTATCAGCAGTTAATTTAACTACTGCTTTCTTAAAGCTTGCTGTTCTTCCTTGAGTTTTACCCATTCTTTTAACTTTTCCATCGTAGTTTAAAGTATTTACTTTATCAACACTAACTCCGAATACTTTTTCTACTGCTTTTTTTATTTCAGTTTTGTTCGCATCTTTAGCCACAACAAAAGTGTATTTTTTTTCACCCATTTCAGCCATACTGTGCTCAGTTACAACTGGTCTTATTATTACATCATGTGGATTAGTCATTATGCGTACACCTCCTCCACTTTTTTAACAGCATCTGTAGTTATTATAAATGAATCATATTTTAATATATCATATACATTCATAGTATTAACTAATGCAGTTTGAACACCTTCTATATTTCTAGCTGATTTTATTACATTATCATTTTTATCAGCTATAACTACTAAAGCTTTTTTAGCAGCATTTATATTATTTAATATTTGAGCGAATTCTTTAGTTTTAGGAGCATCCATATTTAATGCGTCTAATACTATAACTTCACTATTTTGTATTTTTGAAGATAAAGCACTCTTCATAGCTAATCTTCTTACCTTCTTAGGTAATGTATATTTGTAACTTCTTGGTTTAGGTGCAAAAGCAACTCCTCCACCTACCCATTGTACAGATCTTGTAGAACCTTGTCTTGCTCTACCTGTTCCTTTTTGTTTCCAAGGTTTTCTTCCGCCACCTCTAACTTCTGCTCTAGTTTTAGCAGATTGAGTTCCTTGTCTCTTATTTGCTAATTGATTTTTTACAACTTCATATAAAACATGTCCATTAACTTCTACGCCAAATATAGAATCTGATAATTCTATTTCTCCAACGTTTTGTCCACTAACATTTAGTACATTTAATTTTGGCATTGTTATTCCTCCTTTCTCTAGGTTAGTCATTATTTAGAAACCTTTACAGCTTCTTTTATAGTTACTACTGAACCTTTAGCTCCTGGTATAGCTCCCTTAACTAATATAAGGTTCTTATCAGCATCTACTTTAACAACCTCTAAGTTTTGAACTGTTACCTTTACGCTTCCCATGTGTCCAGCTAATTTTTTGTTTTTAAATACTCTACCTGGGTAAGAACAAGCTCCCATTGAACCTGGTCTTCTGTGGTATCTAGAACCGTGAGTTTCAGGACCTCTACTTTGTCCATGTCTTTTTATTGGACCTTGGAATCCCTTACCTTTACTTATTCCAGTAACATCTATTTTTGCACCTGCTTCAAATACATCAGCTTTTATTTCTTGTCCAACTGTGTATCCTTCTACAGAATCTACTCTAAACTCTTTTAAATGTTTCTTTAAAACATTAGCAGCAGCTAAATGTCCTTTTTTAGGTTTGTTTAAAGATTTTTCTTTAGCATCTTCAAAACCTATTTGTATAGCATTGTATCCATCTTTATCAACTGTTTTTATTTGAGTAACGACCATAGGTCCTGCTTCAACAGCTGTTACAGGTATAACTACACCTTTATCAGTGAATATTTGAGTCATACCAACTTTTTTTCCTAATATTCCATTCATATTAGCACCTCCTATAATTCTTACAGCGGATTACATCATTTTAGAAGTAATCATTCTAAGATAGTTACCTATAGGATAATATCTTAGGGGTTCTTATAATTTTATTTCTATATCTACACCTGCTGGTAAGTCTAATCTCATTAATGAGTCAACTGTCTTAGGTGTTGGATTAGCTATGTCGATTAGTCTTTTATGAGTTCTTATTTCAAATTGTTCTCT
This sequence is a window from Clostridioides difficile. Protein-coding genes within it:
- the rpsC gene encoding 30S ribosomal protein S3, producing MGQKVNPHGLRVGVIKDWDSRWFATDKKEFGNLLLEDHNIRKFLKKRLYSAGVAKIEIERSANKIKMDLHVAKPGVVIGRAGAGIEALKVELEKMTKKSIIVNIVEVRSTDKNAQLVSENIALAIERRVAFRRAMKQAIQRAMKSGAKGIKVSASGRLGGAEMARTEGYSEGNVPLQTLRADIDYGFAEANTTYGKIGIKVWICNGEVLPTRDGVNPREESRKSDRRDNKRDNRRNDRRGNDRRGNDNRGNYRGQRPQGGQRPQGGSRPQRTENKGN
- the rplV gene encoding 50S ribosomal protein L22, which translates into the protein MEAKATAKYVRVSPRKAGQICDLVRGKNVDEALAILKFTPRGAASIISKVVKSAKANAENNHEMDTEKLYIASIVANQGPTMKRFMPRAMGRATTIRKRTSHIEVVVKEKK
- the rpsS gene encoding 30S ribosomal protein S19; translation: MSRSTKKGPFVHARLLKKVEAMNASGSKEVIKTWSRSSTVFPQMVENTIAVHDGRKHVPVYITEDMVGHKLGEFVPTRTFKGHKDDEKSNKRK
- the rplB gene encoding 50S ribosomal protein L2 codes for the protein MAIKKFRPTSPALRQMTVLVSEEITCNQPERSLLVNLKKNAGRNVHGRITVRHRGGGQKRKYRIIDFKRDKDGIPAKVATIEYDPNRTANIALLNYADGEKRYILAPVGIKVGDTILSGLGADIKPGNCLALKDMPVGTIIHNIELKPGKGAQLVRSAGVSAQLMAKEGKNALLRLPSGEMRLVSINCKATIGQVGNIEHGNVVIGKAGRKRHMGIRPTVRGSVMNPNDHPHGGGEGRSPIGRPSPVTPWGKPALGYKTRKKNKASNKLIVSRRTK
- the rplW gene encoding 50S ribosomal protein L23 — its product is MTNPHDVIIRPVVTEHSMAEMGEKKYTFVVAKDANKTEIKKAVEKVFGVSVDKVNTLNYDGKVKRMGKTQGRTASFKKAVVKLTADSKEIEFFQGM
- the rplD gene encoding 50S ribosomal protein L4 encodes the protein MPKLNVLNVSGQNVGEIELSDSIFGVEVNGHVLYEVVKNQLANKRQGTQSAKTRAEVRGGGRKPWKQKGTGRARQGSTRSVQWVGGGVAFAPKPRSYKYTLPKKVRRLAMKSALSSKIQNSEVIVLDALNMDAPKTKEFAQILNNINAAKKALVVIADKNDNVIKSARNIEGVQTALVNTMNVYDILKYDSFIITTDAVKKVEEVYA
- the rplC gene encoding 50S ribosomal protein L3, translating into MNGILGKKVGMTQIFTDKGVVIPVTAVEAGPMVVTQIKTVDKDGYNAIQIGFEDAKEKSLNKPKKGHLAAANVLKKHLKEFRVDSVEGYTVGQEIKADVFEAGAKIDVTGISKGKGFQGPIKRHGQSRGPETHGSRYHRRPGSMGACSYPGRVFKNKKLAGHMGSVKVTVQNLEVVKVDADKNLILVKGAIPGAKGSVVTIKEAVKVSK